GCCGCGGCCATGGCATAGGTACCGGTCTCGATGCGGTCGGCCACCACGCGGTGCACCGCCCCTTGCAGTTTGTCGACGCCGCGGATGGTGATCTTGTCGCTTCCCAGGCCCTCGATCTCGGCGCCCATCTTGACGAGACATTCGCCCAGATCGGTCACCTCCGGCTCGCGCGCCGCGTTGATCAGCTGCGTCTCGCCCTTGGCCAGGCAGGCGGCCATCAGCAGGTTCTCCGTCGCCCCGACCGAGACCTTGGGAAAAACCACGGCGGCGCCGGTCAAGCCGCCGGGCGCGGAAGCGTGGATATAGCCCTCCTCCAGCGCGATCTTGGCGCCCAGCAGTTCCAGGCCGTGCAGGTGCAGGTCGACCGGCCGGGTGCCGATGGCGCAGCCGCCGGGCAGCGAGACCTTGGCCTCGCCGACCCGCGCCAGCAGCGGGCCCAGCACCAGGACGGAGGCGCGCATCTTGCGCACCAGATCGTAGGGCGCCACCACCGACGTGATGGCCCCTGCCTTCAGGTCCAGAACGCCGCCCCGGCAGGCCTCTCCTGGATTGCCGTTCTCGGCGTGGCCGTTCATGTGCACCTGGACGCCGTGCTGGGCCAGCAGGCGGGCCATGGTGGCGATGTCGGCCAGATGCGGCACGTTGGAGAGGCGCAGGGTGTCGGCGGTGAGCAGGCTCGCCGCCATGAGCGGCAGGGCCGCGTTCTTGGCGCCGCTGATGCGGATCTCGCCTTTCAGGCGCCGTCCGCCCTGGATAACGATCTGGTCCATTCGGTCTCTTTGCTCGTTGCCCGGCTGTTAGAGCCGCGGCAGGGTGACGCCGCGCTGGCCCATGTACTTGCCGGCGCGGTCCGCGTAGGACACCTCCGGCGCCGAGGCCCCCTTCAGGAAGAGGAACTGGCAGGCGCCCTCGTTGGCGTAGACCTTGGCCGGCAGCGGCGTGGTGTTGGAGAATTCCAGGGTCACATGGCCCTCCCACTCCGGCTCCAGCGGCGTCACGTTGACGATGATGCCGCAGCGCGCGTAGGTCGACTTGCCCAGGCAGATCACCAGAACGTCACGCGGAATGCGGAAGTATTCCACCGTCCGGGCCAGCACGAAGGAATTCGGCGGGATGATGCAGACCTCGGTGTCGCGCTCGACGAAGCTCTGGTCCGAGAAATTCTTGGGGTCGACGATGGCGTTGTCGACGTTGGTGAAGATCTTGAATTCGGTGGCCACCCGCGCATCGTAGCCGTAGGAACTGACGCCATAGGAGATCACCCCCTCGCGGCGCTGAGCCTCGACGAAGGGCTCGATCATGCCCTGCGTTTCGGCCATTTCGCGAATCCAGCTGTCCGGCATGATGGACATGGCCGTCACGCTCCCGTCTGTTTAAGGTCGACTGCGTCCCGATCAGCGCCCGGAGAAGCCCCGGCGGAACGCGCGTTTCTACTGAAAAGCGAGGAAAATCTCAAGGCGGCGGCGCCTCTGCCGCGATCCTTGACTCCGCCTGCGCTCCGGCGGCTCAAGCGCCGTCCCCCTGGCGCCGGCGCTGCTGGGCCTTGCGCTTCTTCAGGTTGTCCCGCAGGGCCCTGGCCAGGCGCTCCTGGCGGGAGTCCTGCCCCTTGGCGCCGGACTCCGGCGCTTTGGCGGGCGACTCGGAGGTGGAATTAGGGCCGGAATTGGGAAGGGATTTGCGGTCGTTCGGCATGGCCCGCGACACTGCCGCCCGATTGCGGCGGGGTCAAGGCTGGAAGGAGGCATTTTGAGGCTCCCCGGAGCCCCCGTCAGCGCCGACAGGCCGGGGGCCGCGGCCATCGTCCAAGCCCGTCTGAAGGCCCCTTCGCGGCCCAGTCGGGGCCCAGTCGAGCTCCGGTTAAGTCCCGGTTAAGGCCGGGGCCTTATGAACATTCCCCGGGGCCGAATTTTGCCGCCGAAAAGCCCGGGATTAGCCTTGCCAAGCCCGGCTGCCGGTGGCATGTTCCGCCCCCATCAGGCCATCGGCCTGCGCGTGCCGCCGTAGCTCAGGGGTAGAGCACACCCTTGGTAAGGGTGGGGTCGGGTGTTCAATTCACCCCGGCGGCACCACCCCAACCTCCCGAAAATCCTCACTTTTTTCGCAGCCGTGGCCGCTTCCGGCACCACGCCGCCATGAGAACTGTTCGGCAACAACCGGCACGATTCAGCACGAACCGGCAGGGTCGGGCGCGCAAAATTCGTACAGTCGCTCTGGCAGTGTTCCGGCGCTACGGCAAGCACGGCTTCCGTCTGAAGTCGATACAGGACGTCCCATGATTGCCGAAACGGGGCGACATACCTGCCAGCGCTCACGACTGACAGAAGCTGCGCCCAAGCGGGAGCTTCGGAACGACATCGAGCGCGGCGGAGGCCTCTCCATCGCGGCACGGGCCCCGGCGCAACGGTCACAAACGGCCGCCACGGCGCCATGGGAGCTTATGGCCGCCCGCTACGGACCGCTCGGTCAGACTCTGCAGATGGTGATCCGCTGCGCCCGCCTCGCTGGACGGCCCGGCCGCGCGCGACGCCTGCGCCTAGATCAGGCGGTTCTCCCAATCTGCGCCCTCGCGGAGCGCCTGCAGGTTCTGGGTGAAGATCCGGCCCCAGCGTGCCGCGTAGCCGGAGCTCGATCCGGCATAGTGCGCGCTGACCACCACCTTCGGCGAAAGCCAAAGGGGAGAGTCCTCAGGCAATGGCTCGGGCGAGGTGACGTCCAGTCCGGCACCGCGCAGCGCGCCCTGCGACAGGGCCGCACGCAGTGCGTCCGCATCGACCAGGCTGCCGCGGCCGACATTGACCAGCCAGCCCGCGCCCAGAAGCTCGAGCTCCTTCGCCCCGATCAGCGCCGAACCGTCCGGCTTGGCGGGCGCGGCCAGCATGAGGACGTCGGCCCAGGCGCAGAGATCCTGGAGCGCATCCTCGCCGCGGACGTCCTGCAGACAGCCGGCGTAGTTACCCGGGTTCCGCTTCATCCCGGCGACCTGCATATCCCAGTTCGCCGCGCGCCGGGCGATTTCCTCGCCAATCCGTCCGAGCCCGATGACCGCCATGCGCTTGCCGGCGAGCTCCTCTCCGACCAGGGGAGTCCAACGGCTTTCGGTCATGTGCCGCACCGCCTCGCCGATCCGGCGGGTCAGCGACAAGAGAAGCGCAAAGGCGTGCTCGGCGACCGTGCCCGAATGAGCCCCGGCAGCCGTCGTAAGCACGACATCGCGCGCGCGCAGCCGCTCCAGGGGGTATTGCTCCGTGCCGGCGCCG
The sequence above is drawn from the Pelagibius sp. CAU 1746 genome and encodes:
- the murA gene encoding UDP-N-acetylglucosamine 1-carboxyvinyltransferase, which translates into the protein MDQIVIQGGRRLKGEIRISGAKNAALPLMAASLLTADTLRLSNVPHLADIATMARLLAQHGVQVHMNGHAENGNPGEACRGGVLDLKAGAITSVVAPYDLVRKMRASVLVLGPLLARVGEAKVSLPGGCAIGTRPVDLHLHGLELLGAKIALEEGYIHASAPGGLTGAAVVFPKVSVGATENLLMAACLAKGETQLINAAREPEVTDLGECLVKMGAEIEGLGSDKITIRGVDKLQGAVHRVVADRIETGTYAMAAAITDGELDLIGARAEHLSAVITVLEEAGVSVEETNRGLHVKRANGPVRGVDVMTEPYPGFPTDLQAQTMALMSTAEGAAMITESIFENRFMHVPELARMGANVNVHGASAMVRGQPQLTGAEVMATDLRASVSLVLAGLAAQGETVLNRVYHLDRGYEQLEQKLAACGAAITRRRTPE
- the dcd gene encoding dCTP deaminase; protein product: MSIMPDSWIREMAETQGMIEPFVEAQRREGVISYGVSSYGYDARVATEFKIFTNVDNAIVDPKNFSDQSFVERDTEVCIIPPNSFVLARTVEYFRIPRDVLVICLGKSTYARCGIIVNVTPLEPEWEGHVTLEFSNTTPLPAKVYANEGACQFLFLKGASAPEVSYADRAGKYMGQRGVTLPRL
- a CDS encoding D-2-hydroxyacid dehydrogenase — encoded protein: MSKVRVVLHPAHPFGVADFLSSVSEIQLEQPRDNAAVAACLQDGAEALVTYTWRDEFLSPSLRWVAGTGAGTEQYPLERLRARDVVLTTAAGAHSGTVAEHAFALLLSLTRRIGEAVRHMTESRWTPLVGEELAGKRMAVIGLGRIGEEIARRAANWDMQVAGMKRNPGNYAGCLQDVRGEDALQDLCAWADVLMLAAPAKPDGSALIGAKELELLGAGWLVNVGRGSLVDADALRAALSQGALRGAGLDVTSPEPLPEDSPLWLSPKVVVSAHYAGSSSGYAARWGRIFTQNLQALREGADWENRLI